A single region of the Peptococcus niger genome encodes:
- a CDS encoding cobalamin-independent methionine synthase II family protein, producing MTNKILTTHVGSLPRTPDLLEANKARYKNAISAEEFDKIIAASVDKVVAKQHEIGIDQVNDGEYGHITSGAIDYGAWWNYSFYRLGGLEMTDEDRWARTEKIRSTPGNIKLTTFPDRRDREKFRAAYEDPDSGVLGKRNKVVNPVFAGPVTYVGEDQVKRDVRLLTEAMNRYGIEQGFMPAISPGAAARLEDRYYHDEKALLDAVADAMHEEYKVITDAGLIVQLDAPDLAEAWDQINPEPTVEDFQAWLQLRVDAANRALKGIDPSLVRLHICWGSWHGPHTTDIPFEYIVDQCLQINAGSFSFEASSPRHAHEWKVWQKEGRLGANRQIVPGLVSHSTNAVEHPELIADRLVRFAELVGPDHVIASTDCGLGGRLHEQIAWAKLEALVEGAALASKRLFG from the coding sequence ATGACCAATAAAATTTTGACGACCCATGTTGGGTCCCTGCCGAGAACGCCGGACCTGTTAGAAGCCAATAAGGCACGCTACAAGAACGCCATCTCCGCAGAAGAATTTGATAAAATTATTGCTGCTTCTGTAGACAAGGTGGTTGCCAAGCAACACGAAATAGGCATCGATCAAGTGAATGACGGTGAATATGGGCATATTACTTCAGGTGCCATTGATTACGGTGCCTGGTGGAATTATTCTTTTTACAGACTGGGCGGCCTGGAAATGACCGATGAAGACCGGTGGGCACGCACAGAAAAAATCCGGTCTACGCCGGGCAATATTAAATTGACAACCTTCCCGGACCGTCGGGACCGGGAAAAATTCAGAGCTGCTTATGAAGATCCGGACAGCGGCGTCCTGGGCAAACGGAATAAGGTCGTTAACCCGGTTTTTGCCGGTCCGGTGACCTATGTTGGCGAAGACCAGGTCAAGCGTGATGTGCGGCTTTTGACCGAAGCCATGAACCGGTATGGCATTGAGCAAGGTTTTATGCCCGCCATTTCTCCGGGGGCCGCAGCACGCTTGGAGGACCGGTATTACCACGATGAAAAAGCCTTGCTTGACGCAGTGGCCGATGCCATGCATGAAGAGTACAAGGTCATTACAGACGCCGGTTTGATTGTCCAATTGGATGCGCCGGATTTGGCGGAGGCCTGGGACCAAATCAACCCGGAACCGACGGTAGAAGATTTCCAAGCCTGGCTCCAATTGCGCGTCGATGCAGCCAACCGGGCCTTGAAAGGCATTGACCCGTCGCTGGTGCGCTTGCACATTTGCTGGGGGTCCTGGCACGGACCGCACACCACCGATATTCCTTTTGAGTACATTGTGGACCAATGCCTGCAAATCAATGCCGGCAGCTTCTCTTTCGAAGCCTCCAGCCCACGCCATGCACACGAATGGAAGGTTTGGCAAAAAGAAGGCCGCTTAGGGGCCAACCGCCAGATTGTCCCCGGCCTGGTTTCCCATTCCACCAACGCTGTGGAACATCCGGAGCTTATCGCCGACCGCCTTGTACGCTTTGCAGAATTGGTCGGTCCGGACCACGTTATTGCTTCAACAGACTGTGGCTTAGGTGGCCGCTTGCACGAACAAATCGCCTGGGCAAAACTGGAAGCCCTGGTAGAAGGGGCGGCCCTTGCCTCTAAACGCCTGTTTGGCTAA
- the dsrJ gene encoding sulfate reduction electron transfer complex DsrMKJOP subunit DsrJ translates to MNKRNIVIGIVVFILVVTTPLWLNIGRGADAAAPEMSYDTPAIKAMGDDAHCIYDAEYMRTHHMEILAQWKEQAIRDGNREFVAPDGTKYEVSLQNTCLECHSNYEDFCKKCHDYNDVTPNCWTCHVEPTAKNGGALKAGVTSGGDQ, encoded by the coding sequence ATGAATAAGCGCAATATCGTTATCGGTATCGTGGTGTTTATCCTGGTGGTAACCACCCCGCTCTGGCTCAACATCGGTCGCGGCGCTGACGCTGCTGCGCCTGAAATGAGCTATGACACGCCGGCCATTAAAGCCATGGGCGATGATGCGCATTGCATTTATGATGCAGAGTACATGCGCACCCATCACATGGAAATCCTGGCTCAATGGAAAGAACAAGCCATCCGCGATGGTAATCGTGAATTTGTGGCACCGGACGGGACCAAATATGAGGTGTCCCTGCAGAACACCTGCCTGGAATGTCACAGCAACTATGAGGACTTTTGCAAGAAGTGCCACGATTACAATGACGTTACGCCTAATTGCTGGACTTGCCATGTGGAGCCTACAGCTAAGAATGGCGGCGCCTTAAAAGCGGGCGTCACATCCGGAGGTGACCAATAA
- the dsrO gene encoding sulfate reduction electron transfer complex DsrMKJOP subunit DsrO → MAKISRRQFLKLSAATAGMGLLAGCGVKTKGIGGGDFVAPANAAKSKNWGMLIDSDKLSEGDINRMRAACHKAHNVPDIPDKKHEIKWIWEEPFEALFHSEVSPALSDKWRNLPMASLCNQCRKPICVKVCPTQATFTNKEGIVIQDMHRCIGCRNCMAACPYGSRSFNFVDPRPYIKEINPEYPTRSKGVVEKCDFCVERLAKGQLPICVEEAHGAILFGDLDDPNSEIAKAVASEMVIAREPGYGTEPKVFYRVNLKGGEEA, encoded by the coding sequence ATGGCTAAAATTTCCAGAAGACAATTTCTAAAATTATCTGCTGCCACAGCCGGCATGGGCTTACTCGCCGGTTGCGGGGTCAAGACAAAAGGCATCGGCGGTGGCGACTTTGTTGCCCCTGCAAACGCTGCCAAAAGCAAAAATTGGGGCATGCTAATCGATTCGGATAAACTTTCCGAAGGCGATATTAACCGTATGCGTGCCGCTTGCCATAAGGCCCATAACGTGCCGGATATCCCCGATAAAAAGCACGAGATCAAATGGATTTGGGAAGAGCCCTTTGAAGCCCTTTTCCACAGTGAAGTCAGCCCTGCCTTGAGCGATAAATGGCGTAACCTGCCAATGGCCTCCCTGTGCAACCAGTGCCGCAAACCGATTTGCGTCAAAGTTTGCCCGACCCAGGCCACTTTTACCAATAAAGAAGGCATTGTCATTCAGGACATGCACCGGTGCATCGGCTGCCGTAACTGTATGGCTGCCTGCCCCTACGGAAGCCGGAGCTTCAACTTCGTCGATCCGCGTCCGTACATCAAAGAAATCAACCCGGAATACCCGACGCGCAGCAAGGGCGTCGTTGAAAAATGCGATTTTTGCGTAGAACGTTTGGCCAAGGGGCAACTGCCCATTTGTGTGGAAGAAGCCCATGGCGCCATCCTGTTTGGTGATTTAGACGATCCCAACTCGGAAATCGCCAAGGCGGTGGCCAGTGAAATGGTCATTGCGCGGGAACCGGGTTATGGTACGGAACCGAAGGTCTTTTATCGGGTTAACCTGAAAGGAGGGGAAGAAGCATGA
- the thiD gene encoding bifunctional hydroxymethylpyrimidine kinase/phosphomethylpyrimidine kinase: MKKVLTIAGSDSSGGAGIQADLKTFAAYGVYGMSVITALTAQNTTGVQAVLDVPPDFVAEQLASVFEDIRPDAVKIGMLSSAVIVEELAKALKAYQVDNIVLDPVMGATSGSSLIKGEAVEAMETALFPMAAVITPNLREAEVLAKRPLPSKAAMAEAAQEIAQEYGCAVLIKRAEGAPDADDYLYADGRGLWIEGAHIDNPNTHGTGCTLSSAIAAGLAQGLALEAAVQKAKAYIDGAIRVGLDLGKGRGPLHHGYRQFPEIN, from the coding sequence ATGAAAAAAGTATTGACCATTGCCGGGAGCGATTCCAGCGGCGGTGCCGGCATTCAGGCGGATTTAAAAACCTTTGCCGCTTACGGGGTTTACGGCATGAGCGTCATCACGGCCTTAACGGCGCAAAATACCACCGGCGTGCAAGCGGTGCTGGATGTGCCGCCTGATTTTGTGGCCGAACAGCTGGCATCGGTCTTTGAGGACATTCGTCCGGATGCGGTGAAAATTGGCATGCTGTCATCAGCGGTCATTGTCGAGGAACTGGCCAAGGCCCTAAAGGCCTACCAGGTGGATAATATTGTTTTAGACCCGGTGATGGGTGCCACCAGTGGCAGCAGCTTAATCAAGGGGGAAGCGGTTGAAGCGATGGAGACGGCCCTCTTCCCGATGGCAGCCGTCATCACACCCAACCTGCGTGAGGCGGAAGTGTTGGCCAAACGCCCCTTGCCCAGCAAGGCGGCCATGGCAGAAGCGGCTCAGGAAATTGCCCAGGAATATGGCTGTGCCGTCTTGATTAAGCGTGCTGAAGGCGCCCCTGATGCAGATGACTACCTCTACGCCGATGGGCGCGGTTTGTGGATTGAAGGCGCTCACATTGACAATCCCAATACCCACGGCACCGGCTGTACCCTGTCCAGCGCCATTGCTGCCGGTTTGGCGCAAGGGTTGGCCTTGGAAGCAGCGGTGCAAAAAGCCAAGGCATACATCGACGGCGCCATCCGGGTTGGCTTGGACCTAGGCAAGGGACGGGGCCCGCTGCACCACGGCTACCGCCAGTTCCCGGAAATCAATTGA
- the dsrP gene encoding sulfate reduction electron transfer complex DsrMKJOP subunit DsrP has translation MIEKTFVKRSGKRYWAWICFLLVIIAVGCAAYGYQMTQGFQVTGLSRDISWGLYISHLAFFVGIGAGSAMVILPYYFHNVKEYGRITVLAQFLAVTTALMGLLFVVVDVGVPQKMLNVWLYWLPSSMLCWDAVVIPLYLVISFIVGYQVLQAENKGLPIKKWVKGLAILSVPSAFAVSIVSAFLYAGLPSRHYFLSAVLPVKFLAGAFAGGPALIILICLLLKRLTDFHVSEKALRMLATTATYAFVAILIMVAGEFFTAYYSNVPAHKVTLTYLFFGLDGKSQWVPFLTVFWITAALALVLMLPKKFRYNYATMGVGAASMFIALYLEKGLTFIVGGLSENPFGEIVSYIPGLAEILIIIGIFAIGILVFSLLVKMVLVVKYEQDEEAFPHKYDRGQLAYDLNRRGGTYVDTRPRYVPEPEASDDAEDTDEKEAE, from the coding sequence ATGATTGAAAAAACCTTTGTTAAGCGTTCCGGAAAACGCTACTGGGCGTGGATCTGTTTCTTACTCGTCATCATTGCCGTCGGCTGTGCCGCTTACGGCTACCAGATGACCCAAGGCTTTCAGGTGACCGGGCTGTCTCGAGATATTTCTTGGGGGCTCTACATCAGCCATCTGGCCTTTTTCGTCGGTATCGGAGCCGGTAGTGCCATGGTGATCCTGCCCTACTATTTCCACAATGTAAAAGAATACGGTCGCATTACCGTGCTTGCTCAGTTTTTGGCGGTGACAACCGCTCTGATGGGCCTCCTCTTTGTCGTTGTTGACGTAGGGGTACCGCAAAAAATGTTGAACGTGTGGCTGTATTGGCTGCCCTCTTCCATGCTTTGCTGGGATGCGGTGGTTATTCCCCTCTACCTGGTGATCAGCTTTATTGTGGGTTATCAAGTTTTACAGGCGGAGAATAAAGGCCTTCCAATTAAGAAATGGGTCAAAGGCCTGGCTATCTTATCCGTGCCGTCGGCCTTTGCCGTCAGCATCGTATCGGCCTTTCTTTATGCCGGCCTGCCGAGCCGCCACTACTTTTTATCTGCTGTATTACCGGTTAAATTTTTAGCAGGGGCCTTTGCCGGCGGTCCGGCCCTGATCATTTTAATCTGCCTCTTGCTCAAACGCCTGACCGATTTTCATGTCAGTGAAAAAGCCCTGAGAATGTTGGCCACGACAGCAACCTATGCCTTTGTCGCCATTCTCATTATGGTTGCCGGTGAGTTTTTCACCGCCTACTATTCCAATGTGCCGGCCCACAAGGTGACCTTGACCTATCTTTTCTTCGGCTTGGACGGGAAAAGCCAATGGGTTCCCTTTTTGACGGTATTCTGGATTACGGCAGCCCTTGCGCTGGTGCTGATGCTGCCTAAGAAGTTCCGTTACAATTACGCCACCATGGGCGTTGGCGCTGCCAGCATGTTTATTGCCCTCTACCTTGAAAAAGGTCTGACCTTTATTGTTGGCGGACTATCTGAAAATCCGTTTGGTGAAATCGTTAGCTATATTCCCGGATTGGCGGAAATTCTCATCATCATCGGGATTTTTGCCATCGGCATTCTCGTTTTCAGCTTATTGGTGAAGATGGTCTTGGTCGTTAAATATGAACAAGATGAAGAAGCCTTTCCGCATAAATACGACCGTGGCCAACTGGCCTACGATTTGAATCGTCGTGGCGGCACCTATGTGGATACCCGCCCGCGTTATGTGCCGGAACCGGAAGCGTCTGATGATGCGGAAGATACGGATGAAAAGGAGGCTGAATAA
- a CDS encoding poly(R)-hydroxyalkanoic acid synthase subunit PhaE, whose protein sequence is MSDKNNNFFTQWMQAQKDMMEFWQKNIMPAGSAMGVPGMEWMQNWWNNMATAYMPNGGQFPFFKAPQDFGQPLKNSMNWSYQLYDLWQKLYMEKLEPGQEAWKDLLEQYQNKSMTFVQNNMMDFLPKEMQETITHAQSLFDASTKALSDFFGPWVDAFVPMGKGIMQGSMKDPEAFLKAFNVWKTTYRETFGKLLNMPMMGISQETQEMQLQYLDRMITFITYYVELMVQISDVAKESMTQVFEETAESIKTGKGPKTYEEFYDFWKNTLSSVFDNLFYSDEFSKLLAETVNAGMDMKILRNKNVEAYLKEWPIPVKSDMDSLYKKVHDLQKDVRDLQKMLADSEKTAAKDDSK, encoded by the coding sequence ATGTCTGATAAAAATAATAATTTTTTTACCCAGTGGATGCAGGCGCAGAAAGATATGATGGAATTTTGGCAAAAGAATATCATGCCGGCCGGCTCTGCCATGGGCGTCCCGGGGATGGAATGGATGCAAAATTGGTGGAATAATATGGCCACGGCCTATATGCCCAATGGCGGTCAATTCCCCTTTTTCAAAGCGCCACAGGATTTTGGCCAACCTCTAAAAAACAGCATGAATTGGAGTTACCAGCTCTATGACTTGTGGCAGAAACTTTATATGGAAAAATTGGAGCCGGGGCAGGAAGCCTGGAAAGACCTTTTGGAACAATACCAAAATAAGAGCATGACTTTTGTACAAAATAATATGATGGATTTTTTGCCAAAAGAAATGCAGGAAACCATTACCCATGCCCAATCCTTGTTTGATGCTTCCACCAAAGCTTTGAGTGACTTTTTCGGGCCTTGGGTGGATGCCTTTGTACCGATGGGCAAGGGCATTATGCAGGGGTCTATGAAGGATCCGGAAGCTTTTTTGAAGGCCTTTAATGTGTGGAAGACGACCTATCGGGAAACCTTTGGCAAGCTTCTGAACATGCCCATGATGGGGATATCTCAGGAAACCCAGGAAATGCAACTGCAATATTTGGATCGGATGATTACCTTTATCACTTACTACGTTGAATTGATGGTGCAGATTAGCGATGTGGCCAAAGAGTCCATGACGCAGGTTTTTGAAGAAACTGCTGAAAGTATCAAGACCGGCAAGGGACCAAAAACGTATGAAGAATTCTATGATTTTTGGAAAAACACCCTGTCGTCTGTTTTTGACAACTTGTTCTATTCTGATGAATTCAGTAAACTGCTGGCAGAAACCGTAAATGCCGGTATGGATATGAAAATTTTGCGCAACAAAAATGTAGAGGCCTATCTGAAAGAGTGGCCCATTCCGGTGAAAAGCGATATGGACAGCTTGTATAAAAAAGTTCACGATTTGCAAAAAGATGTTCGGGACCTGCAAAAAATGCTGGCCGATTCAGAAAAAACCGCTGCAAAAGACGACAGCAAATAA
- the thiM gene encoding hydroxyethylthiazole kinase, with product MFGQYLTKVRSKNPMVHSITNFVTVNDVANVQLACGASPCMANHPAETADMTAIAQALNINMGNPTDTVLAGMVAAGQRSNDLGHPVVLDPVAVGTTPYRTFVVETLLREIRFTAIKGNASEMRALMGMGGHQGGVDAVEADKPTEANLTDFIQALGAFAKAEGCLAAVSGPLDLVTDGQTAYVLRNGHPKMEEVTGTGCMLSGLIAAFLGAAPEAPLEATVAAMAMMGVAGEMAWERMQADEGNVTYRNRLIDAVNLMRAEDLDARIRVEKCKA from the coding sequence ATGTTTGGACAATATTTAACCAAGGTTCGCAGCAAAAACCCGATGGTGCACAGCATTACCAATTTTGTAACGGTTAACGATGTGGCAAATGTGCAGCTGGCTTGTGGTGCCAGCCCTTGTATGGCGAATCACCCGGCTGAAACGGCGGATATGACGGCCATTGCACAGGCGCTGAACATCAATATGGGCAACCCGACGGATACGGTTTTGGCCGGGATGGTTGCGGCCGGTCAGCGGTCTAACGACCTGGGCCATCCGGTGGTTTTAGACCCGGTGGCGGTCGGGACGACGCCCTACCGGACCTTTGTGGTGGAGACGCTTTTGCGGGAAATCCGTTTTACAGCCATTAAGGGCAATGCCTCTGAAATGCGGGCGCTCATGGGCATGGGCGGCCATCAAGGCGGGGTCGATGCGGTAGAGGCGGATAAACCGACGGAGGCGAACCTGACGGACTTTATTCAGGCGCTGGGGGCCTTTGCCAAGGCAGAGGGGTGCCTGGCGGCGGTCAGCGGTCCCCTGGACCTGGTAACAGATGGCCAAACGGCATACGTCCTGCGCAACGGCCATCCGAAAATGGAAGAGGTGACCGGTACCGGCTGCATGCTTTCCGGCTTGATTGCCGCCTTTTTAGGAGCGGCCCCGGAGGCACCTTTAGAAGCAACGGTGGCGGCCATGGCGATGATGGGCGTGGCCGGTGAAATGGCTTGGGAACGGATGCAGGCCGATGAGGGCAACGTCACTTACCGCAATCGCTTGATTGATGCGGTGAACCTTATGCGGGCGGAAGACCTGGACGCGCGGATTCGTGTTGAAAAATGTAAGGCATGA
- a CDS encoding MaoC/PaaZ C-terminal domain-containing protein — translation MYFEDYHIGQTFSVKPISLSAEEIIAFAEPYDPRPFHLSEEAAQKTRFKGLIASGFHTLTAAWSAWVKSDINKDGTICGIGIDHLRWTAPVYAGDTLQSQLTIIAKKASASGHSGTITCLYETQNQHHEKVLSFEGLVLVACRPC, via the coding sequence TTGTACTTTGAAGACTACCACATCGGCCAGACTTTTTCGGTCAAGCCCATAAGCCTATCTGCCGAAGAAATCATCGCCTTTGCCGAGCCCTATGACCCCAGGCCCTTTCACCTGTCGGAAGAAGCCGCCCAAAAGACGCGCTTTAAGGGGCTCATCGCTTCAGGTTTTCACACCTTAACCGCCGCTTGGAGCGCTTGGGTTAAGTCCGATATCAATAAAGACGGCACCATTTGCGGCATCGGCATTGATCATCTGCGCTGGACGGCCCCCGTTTACGCCGGCGATACCCTTCAATCCCAGCTCACCATCATCGCTAAAAAGGCCTCTGCCTCCGGCCATTCGGGGACCATTACCTGCTTATACGAAACACAAAACCAGCACCATGAAAAAGTGCTTTCTTTTGAAGGCCTGGTACTCGTCGCCTGCCGCCCTTGTTAG
- a CDS encoding flavin reductase family protein codes for MKTDFGPKTTGLPTPIVVIGSYDDKDRPNAMTAAWAGICASFPPCIMVCINENHQTAANIRHSNEFTVHVPGSDQVAATDYYGIASGKTEDKIASAGHTISPATHVHAPIINEFPIVMECRVYSRLQIGPGMVLIGEIINLAVDKTCLKPTENGQETIDFAKIAPFAFNQADRTYNAIAAPIAGAWNAGLGLKKS; via the coding sequence ATGAAAACTGATTTCGGGCCAAAAACCACCGGCCTGCCAACCCCCATCGTCGTCATCGGGAGTTACGATGACAAGGACCGTCCCAACGCCATGACCGCTGCCTGGGCAGGCATCTGCGCCTCTTTCCCACCCTGCATCATGGTTTGCATCAACGAAAATCACCAAACCGCAGCCAATATTCGCCACAGCAATGAATTCACTGTTCATGTCCCCGGCAGCGACCAGGTTGCCGCCACCGATTACTATGGGATTGCCAGTGGCAAAACGGAAGATAAAATTGCAAGTGCCGGGCATACCATTAGCCCTGCAACCCACGTCCACGCCCCGATAATCAACGAGTTTCCCATTGTCATGGAGTGTCGCGTTTACAGCCGCCTGCAAATCGGCCCCGGCATGGTCCTCATCGGCGAAATCATCAACCTGGCCGTCGACAAGACCTGCCTGAAACCAACAGAAAACGGCCAAGAAACAATCGATTTTGCTAAAATTGCCCCCTTCGCCTTTAACCAAGCCGATAGAACGTATAACGCCATTGCCGCCCCCATCGCCGGCGCCTGGAATGCAGGCCTTGGCCTAAAAAAATCCTAA
- a CDS encoding MaoC family dehydratase: MATLKDVPYDELTIGSTAKLSKVITDEDVRRFAEISMDRNPIHLDEEAAEASIFGRRVAHGILAAGLISAVIGTQLPGKDTIYLGQNLKFTAPVYLGDEITAQVTVVDKRDDKHIITLKTEIENQDGKIVVDGTATVLKK, translated from the coding sequence ATGGCAACGTTAAAAGATGTACCCTATGACGAACTTACCATTGGATCTACTGCTAAATTATCAAAAGTCATTACAGATGAAGATGTGCGCCGTTTTGCGGAAATTTCCATGGACAGAAACCCCATCCACTTGGATGAAGAAGCGGCCGAAGCCTCTATTTTTGGACGGCGTGTGGCTCACGGTATTTTAGCTGCCGGATTGATTTCCGCGGTAATCGGCACACAATTGCCCGGTAAGGATACCATTTATCTGGGGCAAAACTTAAAATTTACAGCGCCGGTTTATTTAGGAGATGAGATTACTGCACAAGTTACTGTTGTCGATAAACGAGATGATAAGCACATCATTACCCTGAAAACGGAAATTGAAAATCAGGATGGCAAGATTGTTGTAGACGGAACTGCTACAGTACTCAAAAAGTAA
- the phaC gene encoding class III poly(R)-hydroxyalkanoic acid synthase subunit PhaC produces MENLETRTVEDIWQRSMYMRSKMLNGLEVLMNVDISGSNATEKELIYERDKMKLYHYTPRAEKTNKYPVLIVYALVNKQYMMDLQEDKSLIRNMLDGGQDVYIIDWGYPTADDRYMTMGDYINGYIDRCVDIVAKRHNVPKINLLGVCQGGTFSLIYTALHQSKIKNLVTLVTPVDFSTNDGLLFKWGKYLDMDKIVEANGNVSGDFMNSGFLLLKPYELMVDKYVNLIDDLDDPAKITNFLRMEKWIFDSPDQVGATIQEFIKDMYHENKLAKGTYTLEDEPVDLKKITCPTLVILGKKDNQVPPAATRPIIDLIGSKDKELAEFDTGHIGIFVSRRSQNEVAPKINEFLNKRAR; encoded by the coding sequence GTGGAAAATTTAGAAACGAGAACCGTAGAAGATATTTGGCAACGCAGCATGTATATGAGAAGCAAAATGCTGAATGGCCTGGAAGTGCTGATGAATGTGGACATTTCCGGATCAAATGCAACGGAAAAAGAGCTTATCTATGAAAGAGATAAGATGAAACTTTATCACTACACGCCGCGTGCCGAAAAAACCAATAAATACCCGGTACTGATTGTTTACGCGCTGGTGAATAAGCAGTATATGATGGACCTGCAGGAAGACAAAAGCTTGATCCGCAATATGCTTGATGGCGGTCAGGATGTTTACATCATTGATTGGGGCTACCCGACGGCAGACGATCGCTACATGACCATGGGAGATTATATCAATGGCTACATCGACCGTTGTGTGGATATTGTGGCCAAGCGGCATAATGTGCCGAAGATTAACTTGCTGGGGGTTTGCCAAGGCGGAACCTTCAGTCTGATTTATACAGCCCTCCACCAGAGTAAGATCAAAAACTTAGTCACCCTGGTTACGCCGGTGGATTTCTCCACCAATGACGGTTTGCTTTTCAAGTGGGGCAAGTATTTGGACATGGATAAAATCGTTGAAGCCAACGGCAATGTGAGCGGCGATTTTATGAACTCCGGTTTTCTCTTGCTGAAACCGTATGAGCTCATGGTGGACAAGTATGTGAACTTGATTGATGACTTGGACGATCCGGCCAAGATTACCAACTTCCTGCGCATGGAAAAATGGATTTTCGACTCCCCGGACCAAGTGGGGGCAACCATTCAGGAATTCATCAAAGATATGTACCATGAGAATAAACTGGCAAAAGGGACCTATACCTTGGAGGATGAGCCGGTGGATTTGAAGAAAATCACCTGCCCGACCTTGGTCATCCTAGGCAAAAAAGACAACCAGGTCCCGCCAGCCGCCACCCGACCGATCATCGATTTAATCGGCTCTAAGGATAAAGAGTTGGCTGAGTTTGACACCGGACACATTGGCATTTTTGTCAGCCGACGCAGTCAAAACGAAGTGGCGCCGAAAATCAATGAATTTCTCAACAAACGGGCCCGGTAA
- the dsrM gene encoding sulfate reduction electron transfer complex DsrMKJOP subunit DsrM, whose amino-acid sequence MGFITACVIVLVLALIAAVGAGLMGLTGLFAVVLPYLAFAIFVIGVAYRIANWGKSPVPFNIATTCGQSKSLDFIKWNPIECPRSRPALYFRMFLEVVFFRSLFRNSKATLEKDGNLTYQWEKWLWIFAILFHWGFFFTLLRHLRFFTAKVPGLITALDKIDGFILIDLHHYYITGFMFFAGVGLLLLRRLCLHKVRYISMLNDYFPLVLLLGIGCSGMAMRYAGATRVDVTGIREVMVGLMTFHPVVPAAGTLNVFFYIHLTLVCTLLIYFPWGKLMHAVGVFMSPTRNMCTNSREVRHVNPWNPVVEFHSYADYEDEFRDRMVKFGVPVEKTIEEAEAEKEAERKALEESLG is encoded by the coding sequence ATGGGATTCATTACTGCTTGTGTGATTGTCCTTGTCTTGGCCCTGATCGCCGCTGTCGGCGCCGGTCTTATGGGTCTGACCGGCCTTTTTGCAGTTGTGCTGCCGTATTTGGCATTTGCAATTTTTGTGATTGGCGTGGCCTATCGCATTGCCAACTGGGGCAAATCACCGGTACCGTTTAATATTGCCACCACCTGCGGTCAATCAAAAAGTTTGGACTTTATCAAATGGAATCCGATTGAATGTCCGCGGTCAAGACCGGCTTTGTACTTCCGGATGTTCCTGGAAGTGGTCTTTTTCCGGTCCCTTTTCCGCAACAGCAAAGCGACCCTGGAAAAAGATGGGAACTTGACCTATCAATGGGAAAAATGGCTTTGGATTTTTGCCATTTTATTTCACTGGGGCTTTTTCTTCACCCTGCTGCGCCACCTGCGGTTCTTTACCGCTAAAGTGCCGGGGCTTATCACTGCCTTGGATAAAATCGACGGTTTCATTTTGATTGACTTGCACCATTATTATATTACCGGCTTTATGTTCTTTGCCGGCGTCGGCTTGTTATTGCTGCGTCGTCTGTGCTTGCATAAGGTGCGCTATATCAGCATGCTCAATGACTATTTCCCGCTGGTCCTTTTGCTTGGCATCGGTTGCAGCGGCATGGCCATGCGCTATGCAGGAGCGACGCGCGTAGATGTCACCGGCATTCGGGAAGTGATGGTCGGGTTGATGACCTTCCACCCAGTGGTACCGGCTGCAGGAACGCTTAACGTATTTTTCTACATTCACCTGACTCTGGTCTGCACCCTCCTCATCTATTTCCCCTGGGGTAAATTGATGCATGCCGTTGGCGTATTCATGAGCCCGACACGCAATATGTGCACCAACAGCCGTGAAGTGCGCCACGTGAATCCGTGGAACCCGGTTGTTGAATTCCACAGCTATGCAGACTATGAAGATGAATTCCGCGATCGTATGGTGAAATTCGGCGTACCCGTTGAAAAAACCATTGAAGAAGCGGAAGCTGAAAAAGAAGCAGAACGCAAGGCCTTGGAAGAGTCCCTTGGTTGA